The following coding sequences lie in one Numenius arquata chromosome 27, bNumArq3.hap1.1, whole genome shotgun sequence genomic window:
- the LOC141475933 gene encoding feather beta keratin-like, whose amino-acid sequence MSCYDLCRPCGPTPLANSCNEPCVRQCQDSRVVIQPSPVVVTLPGPILSSFPQNTAVGSTTSAAVGSILSEEGVPISSGGFNLSGLGGRYYGRRCLPC is encoded by the coding sequence ATGTCCTGCTACGATCTGTGCCgtccctgtggcccaaccccgctggccaacagctgcaacgagccctgtgtcaggcagtgccaggactcccgggtggtgatccagccctctcccgtggtggtgaccctgcccggacccatcctcagctccttcccccagaacaccgccgtgggatccaccacctccgctgctgttggcagcatcctgagTGAGGAAGGAGTGCCCATCAGCTCCGGGGGCTTCAACCTCTCTGGCCTTGGTGGCCGCTACTACGGCAGAAGGTGCCTGCCCTGCTAA
- the LOC141475923 gene encoding feather beta keratin-like, with protein sequence MSCYDLCRPCGPTPLANSCNEPCVRQCQDSRVVIQPSPVVVTLPGPILSSFPQNTAVGSTTSAAVGSILSEEGVPISSGGFNLSGLGGRYYGRRCLPC encoded by the coding sequence ATGTCCTGCTACGATCTGTGCCgtccctgtggcccaaccccgctggccaacagctgcaatgagccctgtgtcaggcagtgccaggactcccgggtggtgatccagccctctcccgtggtggtgaccctgcccggacccatcctcagctccttcccccagaacaccgccgtgggatccaccacctccgctgctgttggcagcatcctgagTGAGGAAGGAGTGCCCATCAGCTCTGGGGGCTTCAACCTCTCTGGCCTTGGTGGCCGCTACTACGGCAGAAGGTGCCTGCCCTGCTAA
- the LOC141475928 gene encoding feather beta keratin-like, translated as MSCYDLCRPCGPTPLANSCNEPCVRQCQDSRVVIQPSPVVVTLPGPILSSFPQNTAVGSTTSAAVGSILSEEGVPISSGGFNLSALGGRYYGRRCLPC; from the coding sequence ATGTCCTGCTACGATCTGTGCCgtccctgtggcccaaccccactggccaacagctgcaacgagccctgtgtcaggcagtgccaggactcccgggtggtgatccagccctctcccgtggtggtgaccctgcccggacccatcctcagctccttcccccagaacaccgccgtgggatccaccacctccgctgctgttggcagcatcctgagTGAGGAAGGAGTGCCCATCAGCTCCGGGGGCTTCAACCTCTCTGCCCTTGGTGGCCGCTACTACGGCAGAAGGTGCCTGCCCTGCTAA